DNA sequence from the Gordonia polyisoprenivorans genome:
ACGTCGACGAACTGGGTTTCGACCGCCTCGACCGCGCGGTCCTCGACGCGTTGATCCGGGCGTTCGGCGGCGGGCCGGTCGGGGTGTCGACACTGGCGGTGGCCGTCGGTGAGGAACCGGCGACCGTCGAGGAGGTGTGCGAACCGTTCCTGGTGCGCGCCGGGATGGTCGCACGCACACCGCGAGGACGCGTGGCGACCGCTGCGGCGTGGTATCACCTGGGGCTCACACCACCTGCCGGTGCTCTCAACGCGACCTTCGGGGTCCGCCCGCGCGAGATGGGCAGCCCGTCGTTGTTCGACGACATCTAGGGGAGCACGACGACCAGGGGCCTACCCTCAGCGTCGCTCGTATGCTCGCAAAGCCGACATTCCCGGCGTTGGGAGCGGACTTGCCTCGCATGGCACACTGGAGGGAGTGCGTGCGCTCGGCGCCGACGTCACCGGTGGTCCTCACCCCGGGGCGACGGGTCGCGGGCGCGTGACTCGCCGGAGCCCCTCACCGGCGACCCGCCGAGCGTGACATCAGCGTCGCGCCGCGGGTGACGATCTCGATACGACAAGGACGACGACACCTCGATGGAATCTCTGTTTCTCCCACTTCTGCTGGTCCTCATGGTCGGCTTCATGTTCTTCTCGGTGCGCAAGCAGAAGAAGCGTGCCGCCGAGACGCAGGAAATGCAGAACTCCGTCCAGACCGGGACCCGTATCCAGCTGTCGAGCGGTCTCTTCGGCACCGTGATCGACGCGACCTCGTCGGAGTACATCGATGTCGAGATCGCGACCGGTTTGGTCACCCGCTGGAACCGCCTGGCCGTCATGCGGGTGATACCCACCGACGAGGCCGCCGCGACCTACCCCGGTTACACCCCGCCGTTCGCCGCGGCCGACGCCGAGTCCATCGACGAGGCGCCCGAGACGATCACCCCCACCGATGTGACCACCGATCGGCCGAATCTCGACAAGTCCGGCGGCGACGCGTCGGCCGACTCGGACAAGTAGACACACCCCGACACCGACCGCAGGCCGCTCGACCGACCGTCGGCCCACCAGGGGAGGGCCGTGGCCCGATGGACACCGGGCCGTCGGGGGCGGTGGCGTGCCGCTGTGCGCGGGCGGGGCAGTAGAGTGGCCACTCGATCGCGCGATCGGGCCCTCGGGCTGTTCGCGCCGCGTAGTCCGCGTCGACGAGTGCGCCCAGGTGCGCCGGTCGACGCTCATCAAAGGAGATCGAGTACGTGAGTTTTTCGCGTGGGGCCGAATCGAAGGGAGCTGCCGCCGATTCGACCGGGACGGCGGGTCCCGGCGGTCGGAAGGCGCCGGGCCAATCGACCCGGAAGCGGTCGGCGGGGGGATCGAAGAAGGGCACCCGGCGACGCCCGCCGGGTCGCTCGTCGTCGATCGAGATCCCGCCGTGGCAGCCGCTGACGGCGTTCGTCGCGCTCCTGGCCCTCGTCTATCTCCTCGTCTTCCTCACCGGTGGCGGCTCGCCCGAACCGAAGCTGGGCATCGACCTGCAGGGCGGTACCCGCGTGACGTTGACCGCCCGCACCGACAACGGTCAGGCGCCGACCCGCGATCAGTTGAACCAGGCCAAGCAGATCATCGAGCAGCGTGTCAACGGGCTCGGCGTGAGCGGCTCGGAGGTCGTGGTCAGCGGGAACAACCTGGTCATCACCGTGCCCGGACAGGACGGCTCCCAGGCGAAATCGCTGGGGCAGACCGCTCGTCTGTATGTGCGCCCGGTCGAGACCTCGGCACCGGCGACGCCGCAGCCGCCCAACACCACGCGCACCGAGGACTCCAACGAACTCCCCGCCGATCAGGTTGCCGGGCAGATCACCCAGGAGAAGAAGAACCGGCAGGCTCCCGCAGGCGCCAACACCCAGGCGCTGCAGGCCTACATGTCGAAGATGAACTGCGCCAACGGCGCCAACGACCCCCTACTCGGCAACGACGACCCGAAGCAGTATCTGGTCGCCTGCTCCACCGACGGCAAGACGGTGTACCTGCTCGGGCCGGAGATCATCGACGGGCGGGATGTGAAATCGGCCAGCGCGGGCACCGACCCGCAGACCGGTGAGTGGATCGTCAGCCTCGAATACAAGGGTGCCGCCGCGACGACCTGGCCGGAGTACACCGCCAACAACATCGGCAAGCAGACCGCATTCACCCTCGACACCCGCGTGGTGTCGGCACCGGTGATCAACCAGGCAATCAGCGGAGCCACCCAGATCACCGGCTCGCCGTTCACCGAAGCCGAGGCCACCGACCTCGCCAACGTGCTCAAGTACGGCTCGTTGCCACTGTCGTTCTCCACCTCCGACGCCGAAACCGTCTCGGCCACGCTGGGTCTGTCCTCGCTGCGGGCCGGCCTCCTGGCCGGGGCGATCGGATTGATCGCGGTGCTGATCTACGCGTTGGCCTACTACCGCATGCTCGGCTTCCTCACCGTGGCGTCGCTGCTGCTGTCGCTGGCGATGGTCTACGGCATCATCGTGCTGCTCGGCCGCTGGATCGGGTTCACCCTGGATCTGGCCGGTATCGCCGGTCTGATCATCGGTATAGGTATGACCGCCGACTCGTTCGTCGTGTACTTCGAACGCATCAAGGACGAGATGCGTGAGGGACGAAGTTTCCGGTCCGCGGTCCCGCGCGGCTGGGCGAGCGCGCGACGCACGATCTGGTCGGGTAACGCCGTCAGCTTCCTGGCCGCGGCGGTCATCTACATCCTCGCCGTCGGCGAGGTGCGCGGCTTCGCCTTCACCCTCGGCCTGACCACCATCCTCGACATCGTGGTCGTGTTCCTGGTCACGCATCCGCTCGTCGTGCTCGCCAGCCGCTCGGAGTTCCTGTCGCGGCCGCGGGTCAACGGACTCGGGGCGGTCAGCGAGGTGGCGCGAGCGCGCAGAACCTCACGGGCCGAACGGGTGTCGAACCTCAGTTCGTCCACGACGACCACTGCATCGACCGGCGCTACATCGACCGACTCGACCCCCTCTGGTCCGACGAAGGGATCGGCGAAATGACCGGCAGCAATCGGACCACCGGCGCATCGACCGGCAGCACGACGACGGGTGACGAGCCGAGCACGGCGACGACGGTGACGATCGCCGGCAGTGACGCCGACTTCCACGCCGACACCTCCCGGTCGTTCCTCTCGCGCCTCTACACCGGTACCGGCGCCTTCGAGGTCATCGGCAAACGCCGCATGTGGTACCTCGTCACCGCGCTGATCCTCGCGGTCGGCATCATCTCGATCGGCGTGCGCCAGTTCACCTTCGGTATCGATTTCGAGGGCGGCACTCAGATCTCGATCCCGGTGTCGCAGGGCATCACCAGCCAATCCGTCGAGAATGTCGTCGGCAAGGCGCTCGGCACTGCCCCGGATTCGGTGCAGACCGCCGGATCGGGGTCGAGCGAAACCGTGCAGGTGCGTACCGACGCGCTCAGCGCCGAGCAGGCACGCGCGGTGACCGTCGCGCTCACCGACGCATATGCGCCGACACTCAAGGCCGCCGACGTCAGCATCTCCGAGGTGAGTTCCACGTGGGGACGCGAGATCACCGAGAAGATGTTGCTCGCCCTCGCCGTGTTCCTGGTGATCGTCTTCGTCTACATCGCGGTGCGCTTCGACCGGGAGATGTCGATCGCCGCGCTGGCGACCCTGTTCTTCGACATCATCTGCACGGCCGGGGTGTATTCGCTGGTCGGCTTCGAGGTCACCCCGGCGACCGTCATCGGTCTGCTGACGATCCTCGGTTTCTCCCTCTACGACACCGTCGTCGTGTTCGACAAGGTCTCGGAGAACACCCGGTCGGTGCTGCAGACGTCGCGTCGCACCTATGCCGAGCAGGCCAACCTCGCGGTGAACCAGACCCTGATGCGCTCGATCAACACCACGATCATCTCGGTGTTGCCGATCATCGCGCTGATGGTCATCGCCGTGTGGCTGCTCGGGGTCGGCACGCTGAAGGATCTTGCGCTGATCCAGCTCGTCGGCGTCGTGGTGGGCACCTACTCGTCGATCTTCCTCGCCACCCCGCTGTTGGTGACCCTCAAGGAACGGCGTCGTGAGATCGCCCGCCATACCGCCCGGGTGCTCGACCGTCGCGCGGCCATCGCCGCCGGGCAGGACCCGGACGCGGGCAGCACACCGCCGCGCCGCCGCCCGTCGCGGGCGTCGACCGGTCGGGGCGTAGCCGAGGACGACACCCCGACGGCACCGAGCGGGAAACGGCGTCGCGCGCGATAGTCTCGGCAGTCGTGGCATCGAGAGGTCGGCAATCCAGGTGTTGGCATGGTACGACCACACCGGCGATGAGGTCCGCGGTCCTGGTGGTGAGCCTGCTGGTGGGTGCCGGGCTGATCGCCGGCTGTTCCCGGGACGCTGCGCCCCCGACGATCGACTACGTCGTCGACGCCGACATCCGCAGCTACAACGCGAACACCGAGAACGGCAACGCCGACGGCGTATTGATGGCGTTCACCCGCGTGCTCTCGGGCTTCAGCTATCTCGGCGATTCCGGACAGGTCACCCCTGACCGCGATATCGGCACCGTCACCCGTGAGCCCGGCAACCGGCTGATCCTGAAGTACCAATTCAACCCGCGCGCAACATATTCCGACGGCACGGCGATGGATTGCGACGACCTCGTGCTGGCCTGGGCGGCGATGAGTGGACGATTCGGCCAGTTCACCCCGGCGACCACCGCGGGCTACCGCGACATCGACTCCGTCGACTGTGCGCCCGGCGACAAGTCGGCAACCGTCACCTTCGCCGCCGGACGCGACCCCTCCGACTGGGCGTCCCTGTTCGGCGCCGGCACGCTACTGCCGGCGCAGGTGGTGGCCCGCGCCGCCGGGGTCCCCGACGTGGCCGAACCGATCCGCACCGGCAACCGCACCGCCATCGCGCGTATCGCCAAGGCCTGGAACACCGGCTTCGATCTCGCCCCCGGAGACCTCGACCCCGCGCGTTTCCCGTCCGCCGGCCCCTACAAGATCGCGAGTTACTCCGCATCCGGCGGCGTGGTGCTGGTGGCCAACGACAAGTGGTGGGGTGATCCGCCGGCCACCTCACGGATCGCGATCTTCGGGCGCGGCAGCGATGCCGCGCGACGCATCGCGAACGACGACTACGACGTCGCCGACGTCACCGCGGGCCTCGTCGCCGGCGCCGACGAAACGCGTTCCGGCGCGATCTCGCCCGCGGCCACCGCCGGTGCCGGACTCCGGGTCGGTGCCCCCGGTCAGGCGCTCGGCGTCGAGGGGCTCGTGTTGTCCGGGCGCGGGGTGTTCTCCGACGTCCGGGTGCGACGGGCATTCGCCTCCTGTGTGCCGCGCGATGCGCTCGCCCGGCAGTTCGGATACGGCGCCCAGATGTGGAACATGCGGGTACTTGCGCCGGGTGACGAGTTGGCCGCATCGCTGAACGGCGAGTTCGGCACGCAGTACGCGCGTCCCGATCTTCCGCGCGCCCGTGACCTGCTGGCCCAGGCGGCCGGTGATACCGGTGGCCGCCCGGCCAAGACGGTGCGTATCGGATATGCCGCACCGACCGAGCGGTGGAAAGAGATGGTCGCGGCCATTACCTCCGCATGTGCCCCGGCGGGGATCACCGTCAAAGACGTCGGCGCCGACACCACCGGGGTCGGAGCACTCGGCTCGTCGGCCGACGCGCTGGTGGTGGCCAACGGCGCCGCCTTCGCCGCGGCGGGTGCCGCGGACGAGACCCGAGACGCCTATCAGCTGCGCGGAGACGACCCGCTCGATCTGCCGAACTTCTCGAACCCGCAGGTCAATGATGCGATCGACGCCTTGGCGGTCACCGATCTCGAATCCGAGCGCCTCGCGCTCGTCCGGACCATCGAGAACGGTGCGTGGGCTCAGGTGCCGTCGATCCCACTGTTCGCTGCTCCCCGCGCGCATGGCTGGAAGGATCAGATCACCAACGTCGTCGCAGGTGCGGGACGAAACGGAACGGGATGGAACATGGACCGATGGGTACGCAGCCGGTGAGCAACGATAGTGAGACCCCGACCCCCGATACCCCGACTGGCGACGCCCTGGCCCGGGCGCGGGCCGCGATCGCCGAGCACGGCCGCATGGTGGCCGACTTCCCGGCGCCGGGAATCGATTTCAAGGATCTGACGCCGGTGCTGGCCGATCCCGACGGGTTGTCGGCGATCGTGACCGCGCTGACCCACGGCTGCGGGTCGGTCGACCTGGTGGCGGGCATCGACGCCCGCGGCTTCCTGCTCGGCGGGGCCGTCGCGCGAGAACTGGGCGTCGGAATCCTCGCCGTCCGCAAGGGCGGCAAACTCCCGCCACCGGTGTACTCGATCGACTACGACCTCGAATACGGCAGCGCGCGACTGGAGATCCCGGCGAGCGGAATCGACATCACCGGATCGCGGGTGCTGCTCGTCGACGACGTCCTCGCCACCGGTGGCACCGTGGTGGCGGCGGCCGAACTGCTGCGTCGCGCCGGCGCCGAGGTGACGGGTGTCGCGGTGATCATGGAGATCGCGGCGCTCGGCGGGCGGGCCCGCATCGCCGACGGCTTCGCCGACATTCCGGTGCACGCGGTCACCACTGATTGATCGATCGATGAGAATCGTTGGCGGATATGGGTGTTGAAGAGTATCGACGCGAACTCGTCGCCTTGGGTGACGTGCCGGAGCGCTGGTTGGGCTACCTGGACGCGCACTCGGGTCTGCCCGGGCCGCGGGCGAACCTGACCCTGCTGGCCGCCTTCGTCGAGGAGGCGTCCGCCACGACGATCTGGCACGCCGCCGATGCCGCCGACGAGTATCGGGCCACCTGCGGGGCCGCCGGGATCGGACGTCTGCTCTGTTCGGCCGAGGACCGCTCGAAAGGTCTTGCCCGGCTGCGTGAACTCGCCGCCGACGAGCGATGGCGGGTCCGCGAGGGCGTGGCGATGGCGCTGCAGCGGTGGGGCGACGACGATCCCGCCTCGATGGCCGCGGTGGCACGCGAATGGGCGGACGGCCCCGGCCCCCTGCTCGCCCGCGCCGCTGTCGCCGCGATCTGCGAGCCGAGGTTGCTGCGGACCCCCGAGATGGCCGCCCACGCGATCGACGTGTGTGGACGAGCCACCGAGGTGCTGCGCGCGGTCCCCGACACGCGACGGCGCGCGCCGGACACCCGTACCCTGCGCAAGGGACTGGGATACGGGTGGAGCGTCGCCGTGGCCGCCGATCCGGCCGCCGGATTGCCGGTGTTCGACGCGCTGGCACAGGATCCGGACCCCGACGTGGCCTGGGTGGTGCGCACCAATCTCGGCAAGGCACGGCTCAAGCGGGTCCGCGGCGATCGGTGAGCCCATGGTGGTTCCCCGACAGCCTGGCCCGTCACATTCCGGCCGGACCGACGGTGCTCCCGAAAGCGCGGATTAGACTTGTGACATGTGTGGTGGGACGGACCGGTGGTGTGAGGCAACGATCCGGTGCTCCCGCCGCGTCCACCGCCGAGGACGAGGGAGGGTCTGATGGCCGACGAGCCGAGTACCGCGGGCCCGATCACCGATGCCGGACCCGCCGAGGTGGACTCCGCAGCAGTGGTCGAGTCCAGAGCTGCGGAGTCCGCAGCGGGCGAGTCTGCGGTTGTCGAGTCCGGGGCTGTCGAGTCTGGGCCCGCCGGCGACACGAACGACGCGCTGCCCCAACATTCGTCGGCGTCGCGGCGGGTCCGCGCCCGGCTCGCTCGCCGGATGACCGCGACCCGCAGCCCGGTTCGTCCGGTGCTCGAACCGCTGGTCACCCTGCACCGGGAGATCTACCCGAAGGCCGACGTCGCTTTGCTGCAACGCGCCTACGACGTCGCCGACGAACGTCATCAGGGGCAGAACCGCAAGTCCGGTGACCCCTACATCACCCATCCGCTCGCGGTGGCCACGATCCTCGCCGACCTCGGTATGGACACCATCACCCTGGTCGCCGCGCTCCTGCACGACACCGTCGAGGACACCGGATACAGCCTCGAGCAACTGGAATCGGAGTTCGGGGCGGAGGTCACCCACCTCGTCGACGGGGTGACCAAACTCGACAAGGTCGCCCTCGGTAGCGCCGCGGAGGCCGAGACGATCCGCAAGATGATCATCGCGATGGCCCGCGACCCGCGCGTGCTGGTGATCAAGGTCGCCGACCGCTTGCACAACATGCGCACGATGCGCTTCCTGCCACCGGAGAAGCAGGCCCGCAAGGCCCGCGAGACGCTGGAAGTCATTGCGCCCCTGGCGCATCGGCTCGGTATGGCGACCGTCAAGTGGGAACTCGAGGACCTCTCGTTCGCGATTCTGCACCCCAAACGGTACGAGGAGATCGTGCGGCTGGTCGCCGACCGCGCACCCTCACGCGACACCTACCTGGCGCGGGTGCGCGCCGACATCAACAACGCACTGTCCTCGGCCCGGATCACCGCGACGGTCGAGGGCCGGCCCAAACACTACTGGTCGATCTATCAGAAGATGATCGTCAAGGGCCGCGAGTTCGACGACATCCACGACCTCGTCGGCATGCGCATCCTGTGTGACGAGGTGCGCGACTGTTATGCCGCGGTGGGCGTGGTGCACTCGCTGTGGCAGCCGATGGCGGGCCGGTTCAAGGACTACATCGCCCAGCCGCGGTTCGGGGTCTACCAGTCCCTGCACACCACGGTGATCGGTCCCGAGGGCAAACCCCTCGAGGTGCAGATCCGCACCTACGACATGCATCGCACCGCCGAGTTCGGCATCGCCGCACACTGGCGGTACAAGGAGAGCGGCTACAAGGACCGCAAGGGCCGCAAGTCCGACGTCGCCGAGGTCGACGACATGGCGTGGATGCGCCAGCTCCTCGACTGGCAGCGAGAAGCCGCCGACCCGGGGGAGTTCCTCGAGTCGCTGCGCTACGACCTCGCGGTCAAGGAGATCTTCGTCTTCACCCCGAAGGGCGACGTGATCACGCTGCCCGCCGGGTCGACACCGGTCGATTTCGCCTACGCGGTGCACACCGAGGTCGGCCACCGCTGCATCGGCGCACGTGTCAACGGTCGTCTCGTCGCCCTCGAACGCACCCTCGAGAACGGTGAGGTCGTCGAGGTGTTCACCTCGAAGGCACCCACGGCCGGACCGAGCAAGGACTGGCAGAACTTCGTCGTCTCACCACGCGCGAAAGCCAAGATCCGCCAATGGTTCGCCAAGGAGCGTCGCGAGGAGGCGCTCGAGCAGGGCAAGGACGCCATCGCCAAGGAGGTCCGCCGCGGGGGACTGCCCCTGCAGCGGCTGATGAGTGCCGACTCGATGGCCGCGGTCGCCAAGGAGCTGCGCTACACCGACGTCAGCGCGCTCTACACCGCGGTCGGGGAGAACCACGTCTCGGCTCGGCATGTGGTGAACCGTCTCGTCGCCGCACTCGGAGGCATCGACGAGGCCGCCGAACAGATCGCCGAGCGATCCACGCCGTCGACCATGCCCAGCCGTTCCCGGCAGGGCGGCGACGCCGGGGTGGTCGTCGAGGGCGTCGACAATGTGCTGATCAAGCTCGCCAAGTGCTGCACCCCGGTACCCGGTGACGAGATCATGGGATTCGTGACGCGCGGCGGTGGGATCAGTGTGCACCGCACCGACTGCACCAACGCCACCGCCTTGCGTGATCAGTCCGAGCGGATCATCGACGTCTCCTGGGCGCCGTCGCCCGAATCGATCTTCCTCGTCGCCATCCAGGTCGAGGCGCTCGACCGTCACCGCCTGCTCTCCGACGTGACCAAGGTGCTCTCCGACGAACGGGTGAACATCCTCTCGGCGTCGGTCACCACCAGCCGCGATCGCGTCGCGATCAGCAAATTTACCTTCGAAATGGGCGACCCGAAGCATCTCGGACACGTCTTGAACGTCGTCCGCAACGTCGAAGGCGTCTACGACGTGTACCGCGTCACCTCGGCTGCCTGAGAAGACGGCGGCCTGATCGGTCTCGCCACGGCCGGGCCGTGGCGAGACCGCGCGTCAGGAGACCTTGGCGGTCTCGATGGTGATCGGCAGCTTCGGTGAGCCGTCGTCGGCGGTGCGCTCGTAGGCACCGGTCGTCTGGTTGGGTCCGATGCCGGGGTTCACGCCGCCGGCGAACACCTTGTCGATGACCTTCATACCGTCGGGTGCGACGGTGCCGACCACCGCGTAACTCGGCGGCAGGGTGCCGTCCTGGATGAGGATGAAGAACTGCGCCGATCCACCGGAATTCGCCTCACCCTGCTGGGCGCTACCGCTGTTGGCGATCGCGACGGTCCCGCGCGGGTAGGTGACAGCCTGCTGGCCGGTCATCGGGTTGGCCTGACCGGACGGCTTGAGATCGGTCGGCGGCTCGTCGGGGCTCGTCCAGCCGGGCTGGCCGAGACCGGTGCCGGTCGGGTCACCGCACTGCAGGACCTTCAAAGCCGCGGTCGTCATCCGGTGGCACGGGCTGTTGTCGTAGTAGCCGTGATCGGCGAGCGAGATGACCGCGCCGGTGTTGCACGGAGCGCCGGTGCGATTGAGATCGACCGGCACGACACCCTGCGTGGTGGTCAGTGTGAGCGTGGACGTGCCGTCCTTGGCCTGCGTCTTGTCGGGCATCGGCGCGGTCTTCTGCTTGGACTCGCCGGCCTTCACCTTGTCGATCTGCTCCTGATAGAGCGCGCGCTGGGCGGGATCGGTGATCTCGGCGGGAACCGTCGTCGGGATCTGCTTGAAGTTGCTGTCCTTGGCGACGTAATCGCACGTCGTGTGCGAGGCGTTGAATCGATCGGTCTGGATCTTGTCGACGATGAAGTAGGTGGCGGTCGCGAGCACCGCGATGACCACCACACCCGAGACCGAACCGATGAGGACCTTGCGTTTGCGCGCTGCGGCGCGTTCGCGCTCCAGCCGGTCCTCGAGCTTGCGCTTGGCGGCCTCGCGCCGTTGCTCGTTGGTCAGCGCCCGGTCGGACGTCGCCGGACCATCGGCCGCGGGATCGGAGGGATTCTTGCTCGGGTTCGGCCCCGACGGAGTCGAGGTGGCCGGGTCATCGTTGTCGGCATCGTTGTGGGCACCCGGCTTCTCGGGTTCCTTGTTGCTCGCCACGCTGTGACCCCTCCTCGGTGTGCGCTTGGTGTCGTGTGCACTCTGCTCGTCGTCCGACTCCCGCCGGACACCCCATGCAGTGTGCCAGTATCTCCTGTGAACTCGCCGCACCGGGTCGAGGACACAGCCGGGCGTGGCGAGGCCTGCGTCGACAAACGAGCTGGTACGCCGACCGTGGGCGGTGCCACTGGAGTCGACCGCGGTCGAGGCCGCCGGATTCGTATGAGACACAATGGAGCAATGCTGATCACCGGCTTCCCCGCAGGGATGTTCCAGACCAACTGCTACATCCTCGCCCCGGCGCCCGGTGGCGACGCTGTCGTCATCGATCCCGGACAGGATGCGGCGCCGATGGCGAAGAAGGTGCTGGCAGAGCACGATCTCACCCCGGTGGCGGTCCTGCTGACCCACGGTCATCTCGATCACACGTGGACCGCGGCGGACCTCTGCGACGAATTCTCGATCCCGGCCTACATCCACCCCGAGGACCGGTCGATGCTCGCCGACCCGGGCATCGGCCTCGGCCACGCGCTCTCCTCGGTGATCGGGTCGCTGCAGTTCCGGGAGCCGGACAAGGTGATCGACTTCGTCGACGGCGAGACGGTGGAGATCGCCGGACTGCGCCTGGCCGTCGACCACGCACCGGGTCACACCCAGGGCTCGGTGTTGCTGACCCTCGACGTGCCGATCGACGAGAGCGGTGCCGGTGACACCGTCCCGGTGTGTTTCTCCGGTGACGTATTGTTCTCCGGGTCCATCGGCCGCACCGATCTGCCCGGGGGCAACCACCAGCAACTGCTCGACTCCATCGCCGCCCGGCTGCTGACCCGCACCGACGACACACAGGTGCTCCCCGGACACGGACCGCAGACCTCGATCGGCGCCGAACGTGCGAGCAATCCGTTCCTCGTCGGTCTCGCCGGTGACGCCGAGGGCGCCGGCACCGTGAAGAAGGGACGAATGGGCCTGTGACCAACGATTTCGCCGCACCTCGGGGTATCCCGGATTACTACCCGCCGGCCTCCGCCGACTTCCGCAAGGTGCGCGACACGCTCACCGAGGCGGCGCGGCGCGCGGGTTACGGCCACATCGAGTTGCCCGCCTTCGAGGACACCGCGTTGTTCGCGCGCGGGGTGGGTGAGTCCACCGACGTCGTCAGCAAGGAGATGTACACCTTCGCCGACCGCGGTGGCCGCTCGGTCACGCTGCGCCCGGAGGGCACCGCCGGTGTGATGCGCGCGGTCATCCAACACGGCCTCGACCGTGGTCAGCTGCCGGTCAAACTCTGCTATGCGGGTCCGTTCTTCCGGTACGAGAAGCCGCAGACCGGTCGTTATCGCCAGCTGCAGCAGGTCGGCGTGGAGGCCATCGGCGTCGACGATCCGGCTCTCGACGCGGAGGTCATCGCGATCGCCGACGAGGGCTATCGACGCCTCGGGCTCAGCGGCTTCCGACTGGAAATCACCTCCCTCGGCGACGACGAGAGCCGACCCCGGTATCGGGAAGCGTTGCAGCAGTTCCTCTTCGGGCTCGACCTCGACGAGCCGACCCGTCAACGCGCCGAGATCAATCCGCTGCGTGTGCTCGACGACAAACGCCCCGAGATCAAGGCCGCCACCGCCGGCGCGCCGCTGCTGCTGGACTATCTGAGCGACGACGCGCGGGCCCACTTCGACACGGTGCTCGCCCACCTGAACCGGCTCGGCGTGCCCTACGAGATCAATCCGCGGCTGGTACGCGGACTCGACTACTACACCAAGACCACCTTCGAATTCGTCCACGACGGACTGGGCGCGCAGTCGGGGATCGGGGGCGGCGGGCGCTACGACGGCCTCATGCAGCAGATCGGCGGTAAGCAGGATCTGTCGGGGATCGGGTTCGGGCTCGGCGTCGACCGCACGATGCTCGCCCTCGAGGCGGAGGGCGTCGCGGGTGCCGACGCCGCGCGCGTCGAGGTCTTCGGGGTTCCGCTCGGCGCCGACGCGAAAGCCGAATTGGTATCCGTCGCAGGGACACTGCGGGCCGCGGGGATCAGCGTCGATCTCGCCTACGGCGATCGCGGCCTCAAGGGTGCGATGAAGGCCGCCGACCGGTCGGGCGCACGGCTCGCACTCGTCCTCGGTGATCGTGAACTCGCCGAGCGCACCATCGAGATCAAGAACCTGGCAACCGGCGACCAGCATCGGGCCTCGCTCGACGGTCTCGTCGACGAGGTGCGGGGTCTGCTGGGCTGAGGCGCACGCCGATCCGTATGACATTTCCCCCGGAAACCGGAGGAAATGTCATACGGATCGGTCTCATTCCGCCCGGCTCATCCGATCGGCGAGGACGTCCAGGCTCACCCCACCGAGCGCCAGCGCACGGGTGTGGAACTCCTTGAGCGTCCACCCCGGATGCGCGGCGAGGGCGGCGTCGCGGGTCTGTTCCCAGACCCGTTGTCCCAGTGCGTAGGACGGCGCCTGGCCGGGCCAGCCCAGGTAGCGGTCGAGTTCGAAGCGCAGCACCGCCCGGTCCATGGCCACCGACGAGGTGAGAAACGTCCAGGCCTTCTCGGCGTCCCAGATGCCGCCGCCCACCGACTCGGGGGCACGCAATCGGCAGTGCACGCCGATGTCGACGACGACGCGTGCCGCGCGCAGCCGCTGCGAATCCAGCATGCCCATCCGGTCGCCCGGGTCGTCGAGCCAGCCCAGTTCGGCCATCAGGCGTTCGGCGTAGAGC
Encoded proteins:
- the yajC gene encoding preprotein translocase subunit YajC, which encodes MESLFLPLLLVLMVGFMFFSVRKQKKRAAETQEMQNSVQTGTRIQLSSGLFGTVIDATSSEYIDVEIATGLVTRWNRLAVMRVIPTDEAAATYPGYTPPFAAADAESIDEAPETITPTDVTTDRPNLDKSGGDASADSDK
- the secD gene encoding protein translocase subunit SecD, coding for MSFSRGAESKGAAADSTGTAGPGGRKAPGQSTRKRSAGGSKKGTRRRPPGRSSSIEIPPWQPLTAFVALLALVYLLVFLTGGGSPEPKLGIDLQGGTRVTLTARTDNGQAPTRDQLNQAKQIIEQRVNGLGVSGSEVVVSGNNLVITVPGQDGSQAKSLGQTARLYVRPVETSAPATPQPPNTTRTEDSNELPADQVAGQITQEKKNRQAPAGANTQALQAYMSKMNCANGANDPLLGNDDPKQYLVACSTDGKTVYLLGPEIIDGRDVKSASAGTDPQTGEWIVSLEYKGAAATTWPEYTANNIGKQTAFTLDTRVVSAPVINQAISGATQITGSPFTEAEATDLANVLKYGSLPLSFSTSDAETVSATLGLSSLRAGLLAGAIGLIAVLIYALAYYRMLGFLTVASLLLSLAMVYGIIVLLGRWIGFTLDLAGIAGLIIGIGMTADSFVVYFERIKDEMREGRSFRSAVPRGWASARRTIWSGNAVSFLAAAVIYILAVGEVRGFAFTLGLTTILDIVVVFLVTHPLVVLASRSEFLSRPRVNGLGAVSEVARARRTSRAERVSNLSSSTTTTASTGATSTDSTPSGPTKGSAK
- the secF gene encoding protein translocase subunit SecF, coding for MTGSNRTTGASTGSTTTGDEPSTATTVTIAGSDADFHADTSRSFLSRLYTGTGAFEVIGKRRMWYLVTALILAVGIISIGVRQFTFGIDFEGGTQISIPVSQGITSQSVENVVGKALGTAPDSVQTAGSGSSETVQVRTDALSAEQARAVTVALTDAYAPTLKAADVSISEVSSTWGREITEKMLLALAVFLVIVFVYIAVRFDREMSIAALATLFFDIICTAGVYSLVGFEVTPATVIGLLTILGFSLYDTVVVFDKVSENTRSVLQTSRRTYAEQANLAVNQTLMRSINTTIISVLPIIALMVIAVWLLGVGTLKDLALIQLVGVVVGTYSSIFLATPLLVTLKERRREIARHTARVLDRRAAIAAGQDPDAGSTPPRRRPSRASTGRGVAEDDTPTAPSGKRRRAR
- a CDS encoding ABC transporter substrate-binding protein, which codes for MRSAVLVVSLLVGAGLIAGCSRDAAPPTIDYVVDADIRSYNANTENGNADGVLMAFTRVLSGFSYLGDSGQVTPDRDIGTVTREPGNRLILKYQFNPRATYSDGTAMDCDDLVLAWAAMSGRFGQFTPATTAGYRDIDSVDCAPGDKSATVTFAAGRDPSDWASLFGAGTLLPAQVVARAAGVPDVAEPIRTGNRTAIARIAKAWNTGFDLAPGDLDPARFPSAGPYKIASYSASGGVVLVANDKWWGDPPATSRIAIFGRGSDAARRIANDDYDVADVTAGLVAGADETRSGAISPAATAGAGLRVGAPGQALGVEGLVLSGRGVFSDVRVRRAFASCVPRDALARQFGYGAQMWNMRVLAPGDELAASLNGEFGTQYARPDLPRARDLLAQAAGDTGGRPAKTVRIGYAAPTERWKEMVAAITSACAPAGITVKDVGADTTGVGALGSSADALVVANGAAFAAAGAADETRDAYQLRGDDPLDLPNFSNPQVNDAIDALAVTDLESERLALVRTIENGAWAQVPSIPLFAAPRAHGWKDQITNVVAGAGRNGTGWNMDRWVRSR
- a CDS encoding adenine phosphoribosyltransferase, whose protein sequence is MGTQPVSNDSETPTPDTPTGDALARARAAIAEHGRMVADFPAPGIDFKDLTPVLADPDGLSAIVTALTHGCGSVDLVAGIDARGFLLGGAVARELGVGILAVRKGGKLPPPVYSIDYDLEYGSARLEIPASGIDITGSRVLLVDDVLATGGTVVAAAELLRRAGAEVTGVAVIMEIAALGGRARIADGFADIPVHAVTTD